One part of the Brachyspira sp. SAP_772 genome encodes these proteins:
- a CDS encoding 6-phospho-beta-glucosidase, with protein sequence MPFKEGFLWGGATAANQCEGGFNKGGRGLANVDVAPHGKDRVAVIKGKMKMFDFDNEHFYPSKDAIEMYTHYKEDIKLFAEMGFKVYRMSIAWSRIFPKGDEEKPNEEGLKFYEDVFKECLKYNIKPLVTITHFDCPMHLITKYGGWKNRIMIKFYENLCNAIFNRYKGLVEYWLTFNEINMILHAPFMGAGLYFEEGENEEEMKYQASHHELVASAIATKIAHEVDPNNKVGCMLAAGVYYPYSSKPEDVLAAQQKNDEMYFFVDVQSRGKYPNYALKKFEREKLNIKMEKEDLDLLAKYTVDFISFSYYSTRCAKADAGEITTGKDNLVGDIKNPELKQTDWGWTVDPLGIRITLNDIYDRYQKPMFIVENGLGAYDKADENGYVEDDYRIEYLREHIKNMKDAVEIDGVDLIGYTTWGPIDLVSAGTGEMSKRYGFIYVDRDDFGNGTLKRSKKKSFYWYKQVIDSNGENL encoded by the coding sequence ATGCCATTTAAAGAAGGTTTTTTATGGGGCGGAGCTACCGCAGCAAATCAATGTGAAGGTGGATTTAACAAAGGCGGAAGAGGCTTAGCTAATGTAGATGTTGCTCCGCATGGTAAAGATAGAGTTGCTGTTATTAAAGGAAAAATGAAAATGTTTGATTTTGATAATGAACATTTTTATCCTTCAAAAGACGCTATAGAAATGTATACTCACTATAAAGAAGATATAAAGCTTTTTGCTGAGATGGGTTTTAAAGTTTATAGAATGTCTATTGCTTGGAGTAGAATATTTCCTAAAGGTGATGAAGAGAAACCTAATGAAGAAGGTTTGAAATTTTATGAAGATGTATTTAAAGAGTGTTTAAAATACAATATAAAACCTTTAGTAACTATCACACATTTTGACTGCCCTATGCATTTAATTACAAAATATGGCGGTTGGAAAAATAGAATAATGATAAAATTCTATGAGAATCTTTGTAATGCTATATTTAACAGATACAAAGGTTTAGTTGAATATTGGCTTACTTTCAATGAAATAAATATGATTTTGCATGCACCTTTTATGGGAGCTGGGCTTTATTTCGAAGAGGGTGAAAACGAAGAGGAGATGAAATATCAGGCAAGCCATCATGAATTGGTTGCTAGTGCAATAGCTACTAAAATAGCTCATGAAGTAGACCCTAACAATAAAGTTGGATGTATGTTAGCTGCTGGAGTTTATTATCCTTACTCTTCAAAACCTGAAGATGTATTAGCTGCTCAACAAAAAAATGATGAGATGTATTTCTTTGTTGATGTGCAATCTAGAGGAAAATATCCTAATTATGCTTTAAAAAAGTTTGAAAGAGAAAAATTAAATATAAAAATGGAAAAAGAAGATTTAGACTTGTTAGCTAAATATACTGTTGATTTTATTTCTTTCTCTTATTATTCAACAAGATGTGCTAAAGCAGATGCAGGTGAAATTACTACAGGTAAAGATAATTTGGTAGGAGATATAAAAAACCCAGAATTAAAACAAACTGATTGGGGTTGGACTGTTGATCCGCTTGGTATAAGAATAACTTTAAATGATATTTATGATAGATATCAAAAGCCTATGTTTATAGTAGAAAATGGACTTGGTGCTTATGATAAGGCAGATGAAAATGGTTATGTGGAAGATGATTATAGAATAGAGTATTTGAGAGAGCATATAAAAAACATGAAAGATGCTGTTGAAATTGATGGGGTTGATTTGATAGGATACACTACTTGGGGACCTATAGATTTGGTTTCTGCTGGTACTGGTGAAATGTCTAAGAGATATGGATTCATATATGTAGACAGAGATGATTTTGGTAATGGTACTTTAAAAAGAAGCAAGAAAAAATCATTCTATTGGTACAAACAAGTTATAGATAGTAATGGGGAAAATTTATAA
- the celB gene encoding PTS cellobiose transporter subunit IIC, whose product MKEKFNAFMESKFLPIMSKVAMNRYLNAVKDGFVFATPFIIIGSFVLLLFNLPLNDPTNFLYFPPYENFVKAFAGNYIQIFNVSMGILSLFVAFGIGHSLAGYYGQDQTTNGLLSMYAFLLLSAKSLAVTVVGAAAELLHVAEEVNVGVLDARYLDAKGLFVAIIAALLSVEIARFLVTKNIMIKLPDSVPPAISKSFEILVPVIVISFVFQTINMLIQNNMKIMVPDLIMKILQPLLNMSDGLVSIIIILLLVHILWFCGIHGANVVNVVLQPIALTNLALNQTALAAGEQIPKILSGEFMNCFVYFGGSGATLGLCIAMIMTKNAHMKYIGKLSIVPGFFNINEPIMFGAPIVMNPIFVIPFILTPVINATISYTFMKLNIIGRVVALVPWTTPSILGSFISTNLNFVAPILVIALIILDYFIYKPFLNMYLKELEKEESAAAN is encoded by the coding sequence ATGAAAGAAAAATTCAATGCTTTCATGGAAAGCAAATTTCTTCCAATAATGTCAAAAGTTGCCATGAACAGATATTTAAATGCCGTTAAAGATGGTTTTGTATTTGCAACACCATTTATTATTATAGGTTCTTTTGTATTATTATTATTTAACTTACCTTTAAATGATCCAACAAATTTTTTGTATTTTCCTCCTTATGAAAATTTTGTGAAAGCATTTGCAGGAAATTATATACAAATATTTAATGTTAGTATGGGAATATTGTCATTATTTGTTGCTTTTGGTATTGGACATTCTTTAGCTGGATATTATGGACAAGATCAAACTACAAATGGTTTATTGTCTATGTATGCTTTTTTGTTATTATCTGCAAAATCTTTAGCTGTAACTGTAGTAGGAGCTGCTGCTGAGTTATTGCATGTAGCTGAGGAAGTTAATGTTGGAGTTTTAGATGCAAGATACTTAGATGCTAAGGGACTTTTTGTTGCTATTATTGCTGCTTTATTATCTGTAGAGATAGCAAGATTTTTAGTTACTAAAAACATTATGATTAAACTTCCTGATTCAGTTCCTCCTGCTATATCTAAATCTTTTGAAATATTAGTTCCTGTAATTGTAATTTCTTTTGTATTCCAAACTATAAACATGCTTATACAAAATAATATGAAAATTATGGTTCCAGATTTAATTATGAAAATTTTACAGCCATTGTTAAATATGTCTGATGGCTTAGTATCTATAATAATTATATTACTATTAGTACATATTTTGTGGTTTTGCGGTATACATGGTGCTAATGTAGTTAATGTTGTTTTACAGCCTATTGCTCTTACTAATTTGGCTCTTAATCAGACAGCTCTTGCAGCAGGCGAACAGATACCTAAAATTTTATCTGGTGAGTTTATGAATTGTTTCGTATATTTTGGAGGTTCTGGTGCTACTTTGGGTTTATGTATTGCTATGATTATGACTAAAAATGCTCATATGAAATATATTGGAAAACTTTCTATAGTACCCGGTTTCTTTAATATTAATGAGCCTATAATGTTTGGGGCTCCTATAGTAATGAATCCTATATTTGTTATACCTTTCATTTTAACTCCTGTAATTAATGCTACTATAAGCTATACGTTTATGAAGCTTAATATAATAGGTAGGGTTGTGGCATTAGTGCCTTGGACTACCCCTTCTATATTAGGTTCTTTTATCTCTACTAATTTAAACTTTGTTGCACCTATATTAGTTATTGCTTTAATAATTTTAGATTATTTTATATATAAACCTTTCCTTAATATGTATTTAAAAGAATTAGAAAAAGAAGAAAGCGCTGCTGCAAACTAA
- a CDS encoding U32 family peptidase, producing MKSQNKKIELLAPVGDERGLKAAVNAGADAVYFGTKSFNARVGAAENFDEKALENNIKFAKLRNVNVYITVNTLVYNDEIDKVLPLIKSVYNLGADAIIVQDLGIIDIVRNNLNIAMHASTQMSCNNLDSVKLLKNVGIDRVVLAREMSLENIKYIRDNIDIELETFVHGALCVSFSGQCAYSYLHGGRSANRGACAQPCRMEYTGGKTDYPLSTKDLMTIDIIPNLLESGITSFKIEGRAKRSEYAAITTSIYRHAIDLALENKDIPTQKYRESLMKIFNRGGFSQGYYYNSKDIFENYKPSHDGEYIGEVTAYKKNKIYIKAEKELNVYDGISFGESGQVGMQISDLYKDNVRVKREKGNLSFSAVIKNVNVGDEVYRTTDKLQMDEAEKIIESDNFKHLLDLNCIVGFNNEKIKLIVTSKYDDRLNNIEYISNYIIQEAKTKSTTKEDIFNSLSKTGGTVFEFENINIEENFKNPFIPVKILNEARRSLIEKLENVLMQSKKINYNKNIYTNINYPNTNIKVLIAGSEEKINLYSDIHYDKKILFPSVYDENIIKLFEAKKIDGIILPHVTFDKDIEVIKSIVEKTSGMIVICNNLGHIEALKGKAILWAGIGLNAINNYTVDFLYKLGVDVVISAIEAGKNLKHTLSIKEGLIPAMNFSFCPKSMSVGCSKCKEEDIIDHKGNVVIFDCVKIYNKTSFILENIKNKTGEIYIK from the coding sequence ATAAAAAGTCAAAACAAAAAAATAGAATTGCTCGCACCGGTTGGAGATGAAAGAGGTTTAAAGGCTGCTGTTAATGCGGGAGCTGATGCTGTGTATTTTGGCACTAAAAGTTTTAATGCGAGAGTTGGTGCTGCAGAAAACTTTGATGAAAAGGCTTTAGAAAATAATATAAAATTCGCAAAATTAAGAAATGTGAATGTTTATATTACAGTTAATACTTTGGTTTATAATGATGAGATTGATAAAGTGCTTCCTCTCATAAAAAGCGTTTATAATTTGGGAGCTGATGCCATTATAGTGCAGGACTTAGGAATTATTGATATTGTTAGAAATAATTTAAATATTGCCATGCATGCAAGCACTCAGATGTCTTGTAATAATTTAGATAGTGTAAAACTTTTAAAAAACGTAGGAATTGACAGAGTTGTTTTAGCACGCGAGATGAGTTTAGAGAATATAAAATATATTAGAGATAACATAGACATAGAACTTGAAACTTTTGTGCATGGAGCTTTATGCGTAAGTTTTTCTGGTCAATGTGCCTATTCTTATTTGCATGGGGGAAGGAGTGCAAACCGAGGAGCATGTGCCCAGCCTTGCAGAATGGAATACACTGGCGGAAAAACCGATTATCCTCTAAGCACTAAGGACTTGATGACTATTGATATAATACCAAACTTGCTTGAAAGCGGAATAACTTCTTTTAAAATTGAAGGCAGAGCAAAAAGAAGCGAATATGCAGCAATCACAACTTCAATATATAGACATGCAATTGATTTGGCTTTAGAAAATAAGGATATACCTACCCAAAAATATAGAGAAAGTTTAATGAAGATTTTTAATAGAGGCGGATTTTCTCAAGGATATTATTATAACTCAAAAGATATTTTTGAAAATTATAAGCCAAGTCATGATGGAGAATATATAGGAGAAGTTACAGCATACAAGAAAAACAAAATATATATAAAAGCAGAGAAAGAATTAAATGTTTATGATGGGATTTCATTTGGAGAGAGCGGACAGGTAGGAATGCAAATTTCTGATTTATATAAAGATAATGTGAGGGTAAAAAGAGAGAAAGGAAATTTAAGTTTTTCAGCTGTTATAAAAAATGTAAATGTAGGCGATGAAGTTTATAGAACTACTGATAAACTTCAAATGGACGAGGCAGAGAAAATAATTGAAAGCGATAATTTTAAGCATTTGCTTGATTTAAATTGTATTGTTGGTTTTAATAATGAAAAAATAAAATTGATAGTTACAAGCAAATATGATGATAGACTAAACAATATAGAATATATTAGCAATTATATAATTCAAGAAGCTAAAACAAAATCAACAACAAAAGAAGATATTTTTAATTCTCTTTCAAAAACTGGAGGCACTGTATTTGAATTTGAGAATATTAATATTGAAGAGAATTTTAAAAATCCTTTTATACCTGTAAAAATTTTAAATGAAGCAAGAAGAAGCTTAATTGAAAAATTAGAAAATGTTTTAATGCAGTCAAAAAAAATTAATTATAATAAAAATATATACACAAATATTAATTATCCAAACACCAATATAAAAGTATTAATTGCAGGAAGTGAAGAGAAAATTAATTTATATTCTGATATTCATTATGATAAAAAAATATTATTTCCAAGTGTTTATGATGAAAATATAATTAAACTTTTTGAAGCTAAAAAAATAGACGGAATAATTCTCCCTCATGTAACATTTGATAAAGATATTGAAGTGATAAAAAGCATAGTAGAGAAAACAAGCGGTATGATTGTGATATGCAATAATTTGGGACACATTGAAGCACTTAAAGGAAAAGCTATATTATGGGCTGGCATTGGGCTTAATGCAATTAATAATTACACTGTAGACTTTTTATACAAATTAGGAGTTGACGTTGTTATATCGGCCATTGAAGCAGGCAAAAATTTAAAACATACATTATCTATAAAAGAAGGTTTAATTCCAGCGATGAACTTTTCATTCTGTCCAAAGAGTATGTCTGTGGGCTGTTCTAAATGCAAAGAAGAAGATATTATTGACCACAAAGGAAATGTTGTAATATTTGATTGTGTGAAGATATATAACAAAACAAGCTTTATATTAGAGAATATAAAAAATAAAACAGGTGAAATTTATATAAAATAA
- a CDS encoding Ldh family oxidoreductase yields the protein MIKVKVNDLMQKVYDKFKAVGVSNEQAAIVTDLLIYADMSGIHSHGVIRVEHYIKRIKAGGINLNSKFNIEEKRPSFALMDADGGFGHVATQYAMEWALETVEKQGIALIGIKNNSHSGALGYYNKMAINNKKVSLIMVNTDPCVIPFGGKRPFFGTNPISYGFPAKKDFILGDMATSEVSLGRIFTARKNNETVPMNWGVDKNGNPSSNPHEIKYVVPFGGVKGYLIMTMVEAFTGLLIGQAYCNNLVKMYGDMDKKRNLSTFMLVVDPAVYNDLDTYLNTVQSFIDDIRKEPALKEGKTISIPGEREESCFFDYLKNGIPLSEHVYKYIFDKTT from the coding sequence ATGATTAAAGTGAAAGTAAATGATTTAATGCAAAAAGTATATGATAAATTCAAAGCGGTAGGTGTATCAAATGAACAGGCGGCTATAGTAACAGATTTATTAATTTACGCTGATATGAGCGGCATACATTCTCATGGAGTTATTAGGGTAGAGCATTATATAAAAAGAATAAAAGCTGGAGGAATAAATTTAAATTCAAAATTTAATATAGAAGAAAAAAGACCTTCTTTTGCATTAATGGATGCTGACGGCGGATTTGGACATGTTGCAACGCAGTATGCTATGGAATGGGCTTTAGAGACAGTTGAAAAACAGGGTATTGCTTTAATAGGAATAAAAAATAATAGTCATTCAGGTGCTTTAGGCTATTATAACAAAATGGCTATAAATAATAAAAAAGTTTCTTTAATAATGGTTAATACTGATCCTTGTGTTATACCTTTTGGCGGAAAGAGACCATTTTTCGGAACTAATCCTATAAGTTATGGTTTTCCTGCCAAAAAAGATTTTATACTTGGAGATATGGCAACAAGTGAGGTATCATTAGGACGCATATTTACAGCACGTAAAAATAATGAAACAGTACCTATGAATTGGGGAGTTGATAAGAATGGCAATCCTAGTTCCAATCCTCATGAAATAAAATATGTTGTTCCTTTCGGCGGAGTTAAGGGATATTTAATAATGACTATGGTTGAAGCTTTTACTGGGCTTTTAATAGGGCAGGCATACTGCAATAATTTAGTAAAAATGTACGGCGATATGGATAAAAAAAGAAACCTTTCTACATTTATGCTTGTTGTTGATCCTGCTGTTTATAATGATTTAGATACTTATTTAAATACTGTGCAGTCATTTATTGATGATATAAGAAAAGAACCTGCTTTAAAAGAAGGCAAAACTATATCAATACCTGGAGAGAGAGAAGAGTCTTGTTTTTTTGATTATTTAAAAAATGGAATACCTTTATCTGAGCATGTTTATAAATATATTTTTGATAAAACTACTTAA
- a CDS encoding zinc ribbon domain-containing protein — MLPFVGPFLYKCNDCGKIFEKSHKINIVDIILSKHKCPKCGSRNTKSIDYMIRK, encoded by the coding sequence ATGTTGCCTTTTGTTGGGCCTTTCCTTTATAAATGTAATGATTGCGGTAAAATATTTGAAAAATCTCACAAAATAAATATTGTGGATATAATACTTTCTAAGCATAAATGCCCTAAGTGCGGAAGCAGAAATACAAAATCAATTGATTATATGATAAGAAAATAA
- a CDS encoding DUF262 domain-containing protein produces MKASEAKLNDLIKKNDIQFVIPVYQRNYDWTIKECKVLLNDIKDAGKLNREHFIGSIVYVDDHAPKTGIQELIIVDGQQRLTTIILIYLRLYKLAEELNDTRLRDRMYEHYLINKYANTDEEKIKLKPTENNDKALKSIFSNNEFKEKSNIIDNYNFFEKEITDINYETILDGLEKLIFVDMSLDRKEDDPQRIFESLNSTGLTLSQGDLIRNYILMKLNSKEQKYIYETYWEHIEKNARDESLNKDMVSDFIRDFMTAEYNKIPNKNRIYEEFKEKYSISDLNQIENYLNTLKEYSNYYNKLLNPKNEIDKDIFIKLENIKTLEVNVSYPFFLKIYKDYNDKVIDNKTFLKIIDLIESFVFRRFICDVFSNAMNKIFMSLYSKIDKNNYYDSLEEYLCRLKNVQRFPDNDEVINKLKEKDIYNGINTKRKLYLFNKLEMGLGKTVIDFSKTDFEIEHIFPQNPVKEWKDNLKDKEYEKMQSRLHTIANLTISANNKELSNKTFLDKKNMNVDNKEQGYKYSHLWLNEYLKTIDEWNIKNLETRFDKLKDRFIIVWIYPNVKIEKNNNIITEEVNIFEADDPTGKKLDYIIFNGEKINITDVSKLFSHILKYYYNQNSNLFFTEEMQNLIQITKNKNELRSEYPIDINDIYFAENNYSSERKFYLIKYLIEKFDMEDELYIKYKD; encoded by the coding sequence ATGAAAGCTAGTGAAGCTAAATTAAATGATTTAATTAAAAAAAATGATATTCAATTTGTTATACCAGTATATCAAAGAAACTATGATTGGACTATAAAAGAATGTAAAGTATTACTAAATGATATAAAAGATGCGGGTAAATTAAATAGAGAACATTTTATAGGAAGCATAGTATATGTTGATGATCATGCACCTAAAACAGGAATACAAGAATTAATTATAGTAGATGGTCAGCAAAGATTAACTACAATTATATTAATTTATTTAAGATTATATAAATTAGCAGAAGAATTAAATGATACTAGATTAAGAGATAGAATGTATGAACATTATCTTATAAACAAATATGCTAATACAGACGAAGAAAAAATAAAATTAAAGCCAACAGAAAATAATGATAAAGCATTAAAATCTATTTTTTCAAATAATGAGTTCAAGGAAAAATCTAATATAATAGATAATTATAATTTTTTTGAAAAAGAAATAACAGATATTAATTATGAAACAATTTTAGATGGATTAGAGAAATTAATATTCGTTGATATGTCTTTAGATAGAAAAGAAGATGATCCTCAGCGTATATTTGAGAGTTTAAACTCTACAGGTTTAACATTATCTCAAGGGGATTTAATAAGAAACTATATTTTGATGAAATTAAATTCAAAAGAGCAAAAATATATTTATGAAACTTATTGGGAACATATAGAAAAAAATGCAAGAGATGAAAGTCTTAATAAAGATATGGTATCAGACTTTATTCGAGATTTTATGACTGCAGAATATAATAAAATACCAAATAAAAATAGGATATATGAAGAGTTCAAAGAAAAATATTCTATAAGTGATTTAAATCAAATAGAGAACTATTTAAATACTTTGAAAGAGTACTCAAATTATTATAATAAACTATTAAACCCAAAAAATGAAATAGATAAAGATATATTTATAAAACTTGAAAATATAAAGACATTAGAGGTAAATGTTTCATATCCATTCTTTTTAAAAATTTATAAAGACTATAATGATAAAGTTATAGATAATAAAACTTTTTTAAAAATTATTGATTTAATAGAATCTTTTGTATTTAGAAGATTTATATGTGATGTATTTAGTAATGCTATGAATAAAATATTTATGTCATTATATAGTAAAATAGATAAAAATAATTATTATGATTCATTAGAAGAATATTTATGCAGATTAAAAAATGTTCAGAGATTTCCAGATAATGATGAAGTTATTAATAAATTGAAAGAAAAAGATATATATAATGGTATTAATACAAAAAGAAAATTATATTTATTTAATAAATTAGAAATGGGACTTGGAAAAACGGTTATTGATTTTTCAAAAACTGATTTTGAAATAGAACATATATTCCCACAAAATCCTGTGAAAGAATGGAAAGATAATTTAAAAGACAAAGAATACGAAAAAATGCAAAGTAGACTTCATACAATAGCTAATTTAACAATATCAGCAAACAACAAAGAACTTTCAAATAAAACTTTTTTAGATAAAAAAAATATGAATGTGGATAATAAAGAACAGGGATATAAATACAGTCATCTTTGGCTTAATGAATATTTAAAAACTATAGATGAATGGAATATTAAAAATTTAGAAACACGCTTTGATAAATTAAAAGACAGATTCATTATAGTATGGATATATCCAAATGTAAAAATAGAAAAAAATAATAATATAATTACTGAAGAAGTTAATATATTTGAAGCAGATGACCCTACAGGTAAAAAATTAGACTATATAATATTTAATGGCGAAAAAATAAATATAACTGATGTATCAAAACTATTTAGTCATATATTAAAATATTATTATAATCAAAACTCTAATTTATTTTTTACTGAAGAGATGCAAAATTTAATACAGATTACAAAAAATAAAAATGAGCTTAGATCTGAATATCCAATAGATATAAATGATATATATTTTGCAGAAAATAATTACAGCAGCGAAAGAAAATTTTATTTAATTAAATATTTAATAGAAAAATTTGATATGGAAGATGAACTTTATATTAAGTATAAAGATTAA
- the licT gene encoding BglG family transcription antiterminator LicT, translated as MKVGKILNNNVVVVFENGKTEKIVMGRGIAFGKKIGDEIDEEKIDKTFLLENSDNNSKLQQLLKDIPAEYLNTTEKIIEYAKTKAERSLNDFLYITLMDHIYMAIVRTKEGINIKNMMLWDIKKFYKDEYSIGLKAIDIIENDFNIRLSDDEAGFIALHIVNAQTNDECGCIKEMGEITKLIQKIVMIVERHFNIKFNDESLYYNRFITHLKFFALRIFQKNIYNGNEDEDLLAVVKTKYKEAYECTLKIAEYILLSYSYDISDEEKLYLTIHIEKAKRQE; from the coding sequence ATGAAAGTAGGAAAGATACTTAATAATAATGTAGTTGTTGTTTTTGAAAATGGTAAGACAGAAAAAATTGTTATGGGAAGGGGTATAGCTTTTGGTAAAAAAATTGGCGATGAAATAGACGAAGAGAAAATTGATAAAACATTCCTATTAGAAAATTCAGATAATAACAGCAAACTTCAGCAGCTATTAAAAGATATACCAGCAGAGTATCTAAACACTACAGAAAAAATTATTGAATATGCTAAAACTAAAGCAGAGAGAAGTTTAAACGATTTTTTATATATCACTTTAATGGACCATATATACATGGCAATAGTAAGAACTAAGGAAGGTATCAATATAAAAAATATGATGCTTTGGGATATAAAGAAATTCTATAAAGATGAATATAGTATAGGTTTAAAAGCTATAGATATAATAGAAAATGATTTTAATATAAGACTTTCAGATGATGAAGCTGGTTTTATAGCACTTCATATAGTTAATGCTCAAACTAATGATGAGTGCGGATGCATAAAAGAAATGGGAGAGATTACAAAACTTATACAAAAAATAGTTATGATAGTGGAGAGGCATTTTAATATAAAGTTTAATGATGAATCGCTATATTATAATAGATTTATAACTCATCTAAAATTTTTTGCATTAAGGATATTTCAGAAAAATATTTATAATGGCAATGAAGATGAAGATTTGCTTGCTGTGGTAAAAACTAAATATAAAGAAGCTTATGAATGCACTTTAAAAATAGCGGAATATATTTTACTTTCTTATTCTTATGATATAAGTGATGAGGAAAAATTATATTTAACTATACATATAGAAAAGGCAAAAAGGCAGGAATAA